The following proteins are co-located in the Pseudomonas sp. DY-1 genome:
- the mfd gene encoding transcription-repair coupling factor produces MSVLRLPPLPSAAGKQHWGNLPGAALSLAIAEAASAGKRFTLLLTADSQTAERLEQELGFFAPDLDVLHFPDWETLPYDLFSPHQDIISQRVDTLYRLPGVKRGVLVVPITTALHRLAPTRFLLGSSLVLDVGQKLDVEQMRLRLEAAGYRCVDTVYEHGEFAVRGALIDLFPMGSDLPYRIDLFDDEIETLRTFDPETQRSVDKVESIRLLPAREFPLDKKAVTDFRGRFRERFDVDFRRCPIYQDLASGITPAGIEYYLPLFFEETATLFDYLPADTQVFSLPGIEQAAEQFWSDVRNRYEERRVDPERPLVPPAEVFLPVEDCFARLKGSPRLILSQEDVEPGVGRERFSARALPDLAIQAKATEPLAALRRFIDEFPGRVLFSAESAGRREVLLEMLARLKLRPLEVEGWPEFVASSERLAITIAPLDEGLLLDDPGLALIAESPLFGQRVMQRRRRERRGDAGDNVIKNLAELREGAPVVHIDHGVGRYLGLITLEIDGQVAEFLALQYAEEAKLYVPVASLHLIARYTGSDDALAPLHRLGSEAWQKAKRKAAEQVRDVAAELLDIYARRAAREGYAFKDPTVDYATFSAGFPFEETPDQQSAIEAVLADMLAPKPMDRLVCGDVGFGKTEVAMRAAFVAVHSGKQVAVLVPTTLLAQQHYNSFRDRFADWPVTVEVMSRFKSAKEVDGAAQQLAEGKIDIIIGTHKLLQDDVRFKNLGLAIIDEEHRFGVRQKEQLKSLRSEVDILTLTATPIPRTLNMAVAGMRDLSIIATPPARRLSVRTFVMERQNTAIKEALLRELLRGGQVYYLHNEVATIEKCAAELAELVPEARIAVGHGQMRERELEQVMSDFYHKRFNVLVASTIIETGIDVPSANTIVIERADKFGLAQLHQLRGRVGRSHHQAYAYLLTPPRKQMTPDAEKRLEAISNAQDLGAGFVLATHDLEIRGAGELLGDGQSGQIQAVGFTLYMEMLERAVKAIRKGEQPNLEQPLGGGPEINLRVPALIPEDYLPDVHARLILYKRIASAADEDGLKELQVEMIDRFGLLPEPTKHLVRLTLLKLQAEKLGIKKVDAGPQGGRIEFDATTSVDPLVLIKLIQGHPKRYKFEGATLFKFQVPMERPEERFNTLEALFERLTPQ; encoded by the coding sequence GTGTCCGTATTGCGCCTCCCGCCCCTCCCCTCCGCCGCTGGCAAGCAGCACTGGGGCAATCTGCCCGGTGCCGCACTGAGCCTGGCCATCGCCGAAGCCGCCAGCGCCGGTAAGCGATTCACCCTGCTGCTGACCGCTGACAGCCAAACGGCCGAGCGACTTGAGCAGGAACTGGGTTTTTTCGCCCCGGACCTCGATGTCCTGCATTTCCCCGATTGGGAAACGCTGCCCTACGACCTTTTCTCGCCGCACCAGGACATCATTTCCCAGCGTGTCGATACGCTTTATCGGCTGCCCGGGGTCAAGCGCGGCGTACTGGTGGTCCCCATCACCACGGCCCTGCACCGTCTGGCGCCAACTCGTTTCCTGCTCGGCTCCAGCCTGGTACTGGATGTCGGCCAGAAACTGGATGTGGAACAGATGCGTCTGCGCCTGGAAGCGGCCGGCTATCGCTGCGTGGACACAGTCTACGAGCATGGCGAGTTCGCCGTGCGTGGCGCGCTGATCGACCTGTTCCCCATGGGCAGCGACCTGCCCTACCGGATCGACCTGTTCGATGACGAGATCGAAACCCTGCGCACTTTCGATCCGGAAACCCAGCGTTCGGTGGACAAGGTGGAGTCCATCCGCCTACTGCCGGCGCGCGAGTTCCCGCTGGACAAGAAGGCGGTCACTGACTTCCGCGGCCGCTTCCGCGAGCGTTTCGACGTCGACTTCCGCCGTTGCCCGATCTATCAGGATCTGGCCAGCGGTATTACCCCCGCGGGGATCGAGTACTACCTGCCGCTGTTTTTCGAAGAGACCGCAACCCTCTTCGATTACCTGCCAGCGGACACTCAGGTGTTCTCCCTGCCAGGTATCGAGCAGGCGGCCGAGCAGTTCTGGAGCGACGTACGCAACCGCTACGAAGAACGCCGTGTCGACCCGGAACGCCCTCTGGTACCGCCCGCCGAAGTGTTTCTGCCGGTGGAAGACTGCTTCGCCCGCCTGAAGGGTTCGCCCCGCCTGATCCTGAGCCAGGAGGACGTCGAGCCCGGCGTCGGCCGCGAGCGCTTCTCCGCTCGCGCCTTGCCCGACCTGGCGATCCAGGCCAAGGCCACCGAACCCCTGGCAGCCTTGCGCCGCTTCATCGACGAATTCCCCGGCAGAGTGCTGTTCAGTGCTGAATCTGCTGGTCGCCGCGAAGTACTGCTGGAGATGCTCGCACGCCTGAAACTGCGCCCGCTGGAAGTCGAGGGGTGGCCGGAATTCGTCGCCAGCTCCGAGCGCTTGGCCATCACCATCGCACCACTGGATGAAGGTCTGCTGCTGGACGACCCGGGCCTTGCACTGATCGCCGAGAGCCCGCTGTTTGGCCAGCGCGTGATGCAGCGCCGCCGTCGCGAACGTCGCGGCGATGCCGGCGACAACGTGATCAAGAACCTGGCCGAGCTGCGCGAAGGCGCTCCCGTCGTGCATATCGATCACGGCGTGGGCCGCTACCTGGGGCTGATCACCCTCGAGATCGACGGCCAGGTTGCCGAGTTCCTCGCCCTGCAATACGCCGAGGAAGCCAAGCTCTACGTCCCGGTCGCCAGCCTGCACCTGATCGCCCGCTACACCGGCAGCGACGATGCCCTTGCGCCCCTGCACAGACTAGGCTCCGAAGCCTGGCAGAAGGCCAAGCGCAAGGCCGCCGAGCAGGTGCGCGACGTTGCCGCCGAACTGCTGGACATCTACGCACGTCGCGCCGCCCGCGAAGGCTATGCGTTCAAGGACCCGACGGTGGACTACGCCACCTTCTCCGCCGGCTTCCCCTTCGAAGAAACCCCGGACCAGCAGTCCGCCATCGAGGCCGTGCTGGCCGACATGCTGGCTCCCAAGCCCATGGACCGCCTGGTTTGCGGCGACGTCGGCTTCGGCAAGACCGAAGTGGCCATGCGCGCGGCCTTCGTCGCCGTCCACAGCGGCAAGCAGGTTGCGGTGCTGGTGCCCACTACCCTTCTCGCCCAGCAGCACTACAACAGCTTCCGCGACCGCTTCGCCGACTGGCCGGTGACCGTGGAAGTGATGAGCCGCTTCAAGTCCGCCAAGGAAGTGGACGGCGCGGCGCAGCAGCTGGCCGAAGGCAAGATCGACATCATCATCGGCACCCACAAGCTGCTGCAGGACGATGTGCGCTTCAAGAACCTGGGCCTGGCGATCATCGACGAGGAACACCGCTTCGGCGTGCGCCAGAAGGAACAGCTGAAGTCCCTGCGTAGCGAAGTCGACATTCTCACCCTCACCGCCACGCCCATCCCGCGTACCCTGAACATGGCTGTCGCGGGCATGCGCGACCTGTCGATCATCGCCACGCCGCCGGCACGCCGCTTGTCGGTACGCACCTTCGTCATGGAGCGACAGAACACCGCCATCAAGGAAGCCCTGCTTCGCGAGCTGCTACGCGGTGGTCAGGTCTACTATCTGCACAACGAGGTGGCGACCATCGAAAAATGCGCCGCCGAGCTGGCTGAACTGGTACCGGAGGCTCGCATTGCAGTCGGTCACGGCCAGATGCGCGAGCGCGAGCTCGAGCAGGTGATGAGCGACTTCTACCACAAGCGTTTCAACGTACTGGTGGCCTCCACCATCATCGAAACCGGTATCGACGTACCCAGTGCCAATACCATCGTCATCGAGCGCGCCGACAAGTTCGGCCTGGCCCAGCTGCACCAGCTGCGCGGGCGGGTCGGCCGTAGCCACCACCAGGCATACGCCTACCTGCTGACGCCGCCGCGCAAGCAGATGACGCCGGACGCCGAGAAGCGCCTGGAGGCCATCTCGAACGCCCAGGACCTGGGTGCCGGTTTCGTCCTCGCGACTCACGACCTGGAAATCCGTGGCGCCGGCGAACTCCTTGGCGACGGCCAGAGCGGACAGATCCAGGCGGTCGGTTTCACCCTCTACATGGAAATGCTCGAACGTGCGGTGAAGGCGATCCGCAAGGGTGAGCAGCCGAACCTGGAGCAACCTCTGGGCGGCGGACCGGAAATCAACCTGCGCGTGCCGGCGCTTATCCCCGAGGATTACCTGCCGGACGTGCATGCTCGTCTGATTCTCTACAAGCGCATCGCCTCGGCGGCCGACGAAGATGGCCTGAAGGAGTTGCAGGTGGAGATGATCGACCGCTTCGGCCTGCTGCCTGAACCGACCAAGCACCTGGTGCGCCTGACCCTACTCAAGCTGCAGGCGGAAAAGCTCGGCATCAAGAAAGTCGATGCAGGCCCGCAAGGTGGCCGCATCGAGTTCGACGCCACCACCAGCGTCGACCCGCTGGTGCTGATCAAGCTGATCCAGGGCCACCCCAAGCGCTACAAGTTCGAAGGCGCCACCCTGTTCAAGTTCCAGGTGCCAATGGAGCGCCCGGAAGAACGCTTCAACACCCTTGAAGCCCTGTTCGAACGCCTGACCCCGCAGTAG
- a CDS encoding CsiV family protein, with protein sequence MRAIRNFALLLALLAPAAFADGLYSVEMIIFRQAGDPIPASQSAPDDWATGSQSIAGSERGTALDGEAAKLNPNAGYEVLLHKAWSQNLSAMENKVSVTSGEQQLGHFPVEGTLALTLDRSVDAQADFWINQFDSSGLISSSERLRQGTRLKNGELTYLDHGNLGILIRISPL encoded by the coding sequence ATGCGTGCCATCCGTAACTTCGCCCTGCTGCTCGCCCTTCTGGCCCCGGCAGCCTTCGCTGACGGCCTCTATTCGGTGGAGATGATCATCTTCCGCCAGGCCGGCGACCCCATCCCCGCCAGCCAGTCGGCTCCGGACGATTGGGCGACAGGCAGCCAGTCCATCGCCGGCAGCGAGCGCGGCACCGCACTGGATGGTGAAGCAGCCAAGCTGAACCCCAACGCTGGCTACGAGGTCCTGCTGCACAAGGCATGGTCACAGAACCTGTCGGCCATGGAGAACAAGGTCTCGGTCACTTCCGGCGAGCAACAGCTGGGGCATTTCCCAGTCGAAGGCACGCTGGCCCTAACCCTCGATCGCAGCGTCGATGCTCAGGCCGACTTCTGGATCAACCAGTTCGACAGTAGCGGCCTCATCAGCAGCAGCGAGCGCCTGCGCCAGGGCACCCGCCTGAAGAATGGTGAGCTCACCTACCTCGACCACGGCAACCTGGGCATCCTGATCCGCATCAGCCCCCTCTAA